From the Pseudorca crassidens isolate mPseCra1 chromosome 18, mPseCra1.hap1, whole genome shotgun sequence genome, one window contains:
- the ZAR1L gene encoding protein ZAR1-like: protein MKVEGKTRTQTNCPRILRCAWAHCGRMERLVRVPYSLYPGYGNTLSLGQPGLSEHKQPDWRHNNGPPAFLARPGLLVPSNASDYCVDPYKRAQLKAILSQMNPSLSLRLCKADTKEVGVQVNPRVDKSVQCSLGPRTLHSRSPWGSTGYKAPLSAWEVYSPVMGRRGLVRLQKDGEDEERKALSGPPEASQPPPLPPPTPRSEENQREELRQQEELGEEDASSPRERKSKQAQGDASEPLRKPNFQFLEPKYGYFHCKDCKTRWESAYVWCISGTNKVYFKQLCCKCQKSFNPYRVEAIQCQTCSKSRCSCLQKKRHIDLRRPHRQELCGRCKDKRFSCGNIYSFKCIM, encoded by the exons ATGAAGGTGGAAGGCAAAACAAGGACACAAACAAACTGCCCCAGGATATTACGCTGCGCCTGGGCGCACTGCGGCCGGATGGAGCGCTTGGTCCGTGTGCCCTACAGCTTGTACCCGGGCTATGGGAACACGCTGTCTTTGGGCCAGCCTGGACTTTCTGAGCACAAACAGCCCGACTGGAGGCACAACAACGGTCCCCCCGCTTTCCTGGCCAGGCCGGGGCTGCTGGTGCCCTCCAACGCCTCCGACTACTGCGTGGACCCTTACAAGAGGGCCCAGCTTAAGGCCATTCTCTCCCAGATGAACCCCAGCCTGAGCCTGCGTCTGTGCAAGGCCGACACCAAGGAGGTGGGCGTGCAGGTGAACCCCCGGGTGGACAAGTCCGTGCAATGCTCACTGGGGCCTCGTACCTTGCACAGCCGCTCCCCCTGGGGCAGCACGGGGTACAAGGCGCCCCTGTCAGCCTGGGAAGTCTATTCGCCAGTGATGGGCCGCAGGGGCCTGGTGCGGCTGCAGAAGGATGGGGAAGACGAGGAGAGGAAGGCGCTTTCGGGTCCTCCCGAGGCCAGccagccgccgccgctgccgccaccAACACCAAGGTCGGAAGAGAACCAGCGGGAGGAACTCCGGCAACAGGAAGAGTTGGGGGAGGAAGATGCCTCAAGTCCTCGGGAAAGGAAGAGCAAGCAAGCTCAGGGAGACGCCAGCGAGCCGCTCCGGAAGCCCAACTTCCAG TTTTTAGAACCAAAATATGGCTATTTTCACTGTAAAGATTGTAAGACCAGATGGGAGAGTGCTTATGTGTGGTGCATTTCTGGAACTAATAAG GTTTATTTCAAACAACTCTGTTGCAAATGCCAAAAGAGTTTTAACCCTTATCGAGTAGAAGCAATCCAATGCCAG ACCTGTTCAAAGTCTCGTTGTTCCTGTCTTCAAAAGAAAAGACACATCGATCTAAGGAGGCCTCATCGGCAGGAGCTGTGTGGCCGCTGCAAAGACAAGAGATTCTCCTGTGGCAATATTTACAGCTTTAAATGCATCATGTGA